CTTCGAGAACACCAACTGCACGGCGGGGTGGGTCGGCAAGAACATCGGCGGGCCCGTGAACAACAGCCTCAACTGCTCGCCGGGGAACAACGAGGCCGGCTACCTGCCGCGGCTGCACGAGGTGTCGGTGCCGTTCAACCCGGGGGACGCGGGGGATCATTTCCCCGAGCACCGCGGCCCGGGCACCAGCAGCTGCAATTACGACGACGGACAGATCGGCGCGGCGGCGCTCTGGCAGGTGCGGCTCGGCATGCGCAGCAAGTGCCGTCCCTCGGGGGTGCCGCAGTTCGGCGTGCGCTACCAGCGGGCGATGAAGCACACCGGCTTCTTCGGGGCCGCCCCCGCGTGCAGCGACCTCGGCATCTACCGGCACCTGTACGACCTCGAGACCGAGATGCTCGATCAGTGGGCCACCTCCGGGTCGCCGGGAGGGCCGCCGGCGTTCGCCCATAACGGACCGCACAGCTCGAACAAGGTCACCGCCGGCTTCGCGCGCGCCGGCGTCTTCCTGGTCCCGTACACCTGCCTGGACGGCGGGGCTCCCTGCCTGGCGGGCGAGAACGGGGCCGACGCGGTGATCGACGTGGACGACAACGATCCCGGCGACGACCTGACGCTGAACGGCGTCTACATGCCGGAAGTGGACTACCTCGAGCTGGCCGGGCCGGCCCCGACGTTCCACGTCTGGACGGGACCGCGCTACCGCCTGGACGGCGTCGGCGGCGACGCGACGTTCAGCAACCCCGCACCGTGCAACGCCAAGTTCAAGGTGGAGGTCTCGACCGATCCGACCTTCCCGTCCCCCATCATCGACAGCCCGTGGATCGACGTGGACCGCGATCCGTCGACCGCCGCCAGCCCGGAGTGCTACGGAACCTGGACCCCGAACGCCGGCAAGTGGAACCAGCTGCAGGCCGGCGGCGCCCTCAGCCGGATCTACTACCGGGTCAGGACCAGGGACGCGTCGGACGGCAACGAGCGGCTGTCCACGACCCCCGGGAACGGGCTGTGGAGCGTGCCGCCGCCCTATGCCGTCCTGACCGTGGACGGTGAGCCTGAATACTGATCGCGGTGCGGCGGACGCCTGATCGCCGGCGCTCCGCCGCGGCGCCCCGGGTCCTGGCCCTCGCGTGCGGCGTGGCGGCCGCGTGCGGCTCGCTCCTCGCGCGCGATGCCGCCGATGCGCGCGGGGCCGCCGACGCGCGCGATGCCGCCCCGGCCGCCGCGATTCTGCCCGCCGAGGCTCCGCCCGCACCGGGGCCGGCCGCCTTCGTCTCCACCCGTCACCCGGACACCGCCGACACCCGCGGGCCGTATCCGATCCTCTTCAGGCAGCTCGCCGGCCCCCCGGCGGTGGCGGGGCGACTGATCTACTCGGTCCTCGGAGCCGGCGGGCCTTCCGCCACGGAGCCGGGCGTCGTCCTCCGGCGCGGCCGCGACGCGGGGACCTGGGTCGGCGAGATCCCGGGCCAGGCGGCGGGCTCGGCGGTCGCGTACCACGCCGTCTTCTCGAGCGCCGCCGGCGGCGAGAGCCGTCATCCGGCCCGCGCCCCGGCGGAGTACCGCTTCCGCGTGACGGCGTCGAGCGTGCTTTCGGTGCGCGCCCCGTCCGCGGCGGAGCTCGCCCGCGGGCGATCGGCCGTGGAGATGCGCGTCGGGGCGTCCTCCCCTCCCGTCGCCGAGCTGGTGGCCCGTCTCGCCGACGAGGATCCCGGGTCCCTCGCCGACCGCCGCATCCCGTTCCAGGTGGTCCGGCGCGAGGGAACGGGCGGGCCGGCCGCCATCTACGTGCTCAGGGCGAGCCTTCCCGATCCGGCTCCCGGCGGGATCGTGGACTTCTACGTCGAGCTGCGCGACGCGGGCGGCGGATCGTCGCGCTGTCCCCCCGACGCGCCGGCGCGGGCGTACAGCGTCAAGCGGTCGATGCGGTCGCTGAGCCGGCTGGATCCGGGCAGGGCGTTCGTCCTGGGCCTCGGCGCTATGGACGGGGCGCGCTTCATCGGCCTGAGCGGCGGCGGGCTCTGGCTCGCCCTGGGGGACGGAACCCTGCGCCGGCTCGGTGCCGAGGCCGGCGTGGCCTCGGGACTGGCGCGGCTCGTCCTCCCCGACCCGGCGATCGGACGCGTCTTCGTCGGGACCGACAGCGGTGTCGTGGAGATCGGCGCGGACCCTTCGTCCTGGCTGCCCGTGGGCCCGCCGCGCTCGAACTCCTGGAGCCCCGCACCGCCGGCCTGGGGACGGGCCGCCTGGCGTCAGCGCGCCGGCCCCGGCGCCCTCTCGACCCTGGACGGCACTCTCCTGGTCCAGATCCAGGGAGAGGATCCCGGGGGACGGAGAACGGCCGAAGCGGAGCTCCTCGTGCTTCGGGACGGCCGGCTCGAGCGGCGCCCCCTGCCCGCTCCGGACGTGCCGCTCGCCGGGCTCTCGGCCGCGCTGTTCGACCCGATCGACGGCTGCTTCGTCCTGGGCGGGTTCGTGCGCCAGGGGGGGCAGGGGATGAGGCCCGCCGTCATGCGATCCTGCGGCGATGCGCCGCGCGTCATGGCCCTGCGCGATCCACCCGCCGGCGACCGGCCGGTGACTCTGCAGCGCATCGTGGCGCTGGCCCGCGATCCCGCCTCGGGAAGCCCGGTCGTGGCCCTCGACATGCTGACCGCCGACGCCGCGCAGCCGGAGGACGGCTCGCGCCCGGGGGACGGCTCCGACCGGCGGACCGTGCGCGGCATCTTCCGCCTCGACATGGAAACCGGCCGGCTGGCGCCGCTCGCCCCCGGCGCCGACGCCCTGGACGTCGAGGTCACCGGGCTCGCCACCGACTGGACGACCGGGCGGATCCTGGTCGGAACGTTCGGGCGCGGCCTCCTGTCGGCCGCGCAGGATGGCCTGCGGCCGCTCGCTCCGCAAGCCGGGGGCGGCGGGATACGGCCAGGTGCGCCCGGCACACCCCGCGAGATCACCGCCCTGCGGGTCGAGGAGGCGATCGGGACCGTTCTGGTCGGCACCTCGAGCGGCGCCTTCGAGATCTCCGCCGGGCGGGACCGCTGGCTGCCGATCGGGCCGGCCGGCGACGGCCCGCTCCTCGCCGACGCCCTGCCGGCCGACGCGGACGCGGGAAGCGGCCGTGTGCTTCTGTCATCCCACCAGGATGGGCTGGTCGAGCTGAAACGGGACGCGCGCGGCTCCTGGTCGATCGCACGGCACTGGCGGCCCGGCAGGGATTTCCCCGAGGGGGGCGCGGGGGACGCCCGCTACGCTCCGGGTGGCGGCCTGGTCGCGGTCCTGGAGTCGCGCGGGCTGGTCCTGATCGAGAAGGACGGGAAGGCGGCGGTCCTCGGGCCCGGGGACGGGCTGCAGGGGCCCTACGTGCAGCGGGTCCTGGCGCGCCGCGACGGGGACATCTGGGCCGTGCACCTGCCGCTGCCGTTCGGCGCCGACGCCCGCTCCTCGCTGCAGATGATCCACGCCGGCAGGGTGGCGCGCACCGTCGAGATCGCCGGCCGGGAGGCGGCCACCGTGGCCCGCTGGCTGGAGGTTCCCGGGCGGGACTCGGTGTTCGCCGCCACGCGGGCCGGGGTGCTGGAGATCCGCGCGGACGGAACCTGGGAGCGCCGCTCCACCGACGCGGCTTCGTCCATCGCTCGGGACCCGGTGAGCGGGACGATCGGCGTCGTCGGCGCGCGGGTCGAACGCTGGGACGAGGCTCGACTCCAGCCGGTTCTGTTTTCGCTGCGGCATCCGCGCCGGGCCCGTGGGAAGCCTGGCGCCGCGTCGCCGATCGATCTGGCGATCGACGGACGCGGCATCTGGCACGTGCTCTACCCGGGAGGGGTCATCGCCCTGCTCCGGCCGGACGCCGGGGCGGCCGACATCCTCGATCCGGAGGACGGCGTCCCCCCGACCGCGGTCCGCCTCCTCGCCGACCCGCGCACCGGCGACGTCTTCGTGGGGAGCGACGGGGAAGGAGTGGCGATCGTCGGCGCCACGGTCGGGGGCACACTCACTTCGTGCCGTGGCTGCGTTATTATTCGGGCCTCAACAGCCAGCCGGCGCCCAGGGACGCACTCGGGGAGGACACCGTGAAGAGCAGAAAAAGCGTCAACCGTCGTGACTTCGCCAGGACCACGCTTGCCGCGGGGGCCGCGGCCGTGGCGTTTCCCGAGGTGCTCCGCGCCGGGGTGGCCGCCGAGGCGGCCGAAGGGACCCGTCCGGCGGTCGACGCGCCCCCCGCGCCGGCCGGAGGGGCGGCCGCCCGGAGCTACCCGAACGGGTGGCGCGAAGGGACGACGATCCCGGCCGAGTATTACCTCGACCCGAAGCACTACCACAACGACGAGCGCTTCATCGCCGACCACTTCTGGCTGATGGTCGATCACGAGAGCCGGATCCCCGCCGCCGGCGACTACTTCGTCTTCGAGTACGGTCGTGGCGAGAGCGTCATCATCGTGCGCAACGGCGAGGGGGCGGTGAAGGCCTGGCACAACGTCTGCCGTCATCGAGGCTCGAGACTGTGCCGGGACAGCGACGATCCGAAGCCCGGGGATCCCCGCCTTTCGGTGCGCCAGCTGAGCACCAGCGGCAACACGCCGGTGTTCCGCTGCCCGTACCACGGGTGGACCTACGATCTGGACGGCCGCCTCATCCAGTCCTACAGGATGCAGAAGGATTTCGACCCGGCGAAGAACGGTCTCGTCCCCTGCCACGTGCGGGTCGCCGAAGGGCACATCTTCGTGAACCTGTCCCGGAAGGACGCGCCCCCCGATTTCGAGAAGAGCCTCGAGTATTTCCGGGATGTGGCCCGGCAGTACAGCTTCGCGAAGCTGAAGATCGGGCCCAGGCGCTTCTACCCGATCAAGGCCAACTGGAAGCTGGCGATCGAGAACTTCCTCGAGTGCTACCACTGCGGCCCCTCGCACAAGAACCTGGTGACGACCCACAACTGGGACCACCAGCTTTCGGACGAGCAGCAGGCCCGGAGGGACAGGGAGGTCGCGGCCTGGATCGCCCGGCAGTCGAGCGCGGCGGCCGCCGCGAAGCAGGCCATGGGGATGGGGGGGCCGAGCAGCCCCACCAGCTTCGAGGGGGAGCTGAACCCGGGCTTCCTCACCGGCTCGCTCGACGGGAAGCCGCTGGCGCCGCTCCTTCCCGGCATCAAGGACTGGACCCACAAGACCAGCATCGCGACCACCGACTGGTCGACCGCCTACTGGCAGGCATACGACGATCACGTCATGGTGGCCCGCTTCACGCCGCGCGACGTCGCCCTCACCGATTGCGAGATCTTCTGGCTGGTCCATCCCGATGCGGTCGAGGGAAAGGACTATAGCGCCGACAAGCTCATGGCCCTCTGGGGCATCACCATCCAGGAGGACATCTGGATCGTCGAGAACAACCACCTCGGCATCACGTCGGGCGCCTACAGCTCCGGGCGCTACGCCGGCAACGAGAACTATCCGGCCGACTTCATCAAGTGGTACATGACCGAGGTCGTCAAGGCGTGAGGGGGTTGCCGGCGGCCGGCCTCATGCTGCTCGCTCTCGGTTGCGCGGCGCGAAGGGGGCCGCAGGATCTCGCGGCGCCGCAGGACGTCGCGTCACGGCAGGACGCTGCGCCGCCGCAGAGTGTCGCGGCGCCCGCCGTCCCAGTCGCACCGCTCGCCCCGCAGCGCAGCATCCGGGACGGCGTGTACACCGAAGCGCAGAGCCGGCGCGGCGAGGCGGTCTACTTCACGTCCTGCTCGCAATGCCACAAGCCGACGATGACGGGACTGGAGGTCGTGCCCCCGCTGGTCGGCGAGGCGTTCCTGTCCCGCTGGAACACGCGCACGGCCGGCGATCTGTTCGAATGGATCCGGAAGGCGATGCCCTTCGGCAACACCCCGAAGCTGAGCGACCCGGAGTATGCCGACGTCCTCGCCTACATCCTGAGCCGGAATGGATTTCGCGCCGGCGAGGCGGAGCTCGCCGCCGATTTCGCCACGCTGGCGGAGATCCGGATGGCGCCGGCCGCGGACTGAGACGGCGGGATTGTTGACTTGCCTCCCCGATCGGCGTATTCAGGCTGAACCACGGAGGTTCCGCATGCCGATCTCTCCTTGGATCACAGGTGCGCTGTTTCTGTCGGCGATGGCGGCGGCGAGCGGACGGCAGCCGTTGCCGGCCGGCTATCGCTTCCCGACCGATGCGGACCGCACGCAGGAGTGGGCCGCCTCAAGAAAACCGACTCCCACACCGTTCCACGCCCGGGCGGATTTCGACGGGGACGGGCGCGAAGACGACGCCTGGATCCTGATTTCGACGCAGGGTCCGGGATGGGGCCTCTTCGTGTACCTGAACTCTTCAAGCGACCCGCTGGCCCTCGCCCTGGATCGAAACCGCGGCGACGTCCG
The genomic region above belongs to Candidatus Polarisedimenticolia bacterium and contains:
- a CDS encoding aromatic ring-hydroxylating dioxygenase subunit alpha; the encoded protein is MKSRKSVNRRDFARTTLAAGAAAVAFPEVLRAGVAAEAAEGTRPAVDAPPAPAGGAAARSYPNGWREGTTIPAEYYLDPKHYHNDERFIADHFWLMVDHESRIPAAGDYFVFEYGRGESVIIVRNGEGAVKAWHNVCRHRGSRLCRDSDDPKPGDPRLSVRQLSTSGNTPVFRCPYHGWTYDLDGRLIQSYRMQKDFDPAKNGLVPCHVRVAEGHIFVNLSRKDAPPDFEKSLEYFRDVARQYSFAKLKIGPRRFYPIKANWKLAIENFLECYHCGPSHKNLVTTHNWDHQLSDEQQARRDREVAAWIARQSSAAAAAKQAMGMGGPSSPTSFEGELNPGFLTGSLDGKPLAPLLPGIKDWTHKTSIATTDWSTAYWQAYDDHVMVARFTPRDVALTDCEIFWLVHPDAVEGKDYSADKLMALWGITIQEDIWIVENNHLGITSGAYSSGRYAGNENYPADFIKWYMTEVVKA
- a CDS encoding cytochrome c codes for the protein MRGLPAAGLMLLALGCAARRGPQDLAAPQDVASRQDAAPPQSVAAPAVPVAPLAPQRSIRDGVYTEAQSRRGEAVYFTSCSQCHKPTMTGLEVVPPLVGEAFLSRWNTRTAGDLFEWIRKAMPFGNTPKLSDPEYADVLAYILSRNGFRAGEAELAADFATLAEIRMAPAAD